Proteins from one Loktanella sp. M215 genomic window:
- a CDS encoding MarC family protein — protein sequence MTDLPTLIAAFTAMFIVIDPIGLAPLFIAMTQGMSQAQRRAIGVRACTVAIGLLLLFAVCGEALLEFIGISMPAFRIAGGVLLFITALDMLFERRQARRQDNADDAVDPAHDPSIFPLAIPLIAGPGAIATIILLTGQADSALGFGAVLGVMILVIAMVFAMFMAAGLLERLLGKTGINVVTRLLGMLLAALSVQFILDGLKGFGLAG from the coding sequence ATGACCGACCTGCCCACCCTGATCGCCGCCTTCACGGCCATGTTCATCGTCATCGACCCGATCGGTCTGGCGCCGCTGTTCATCGCCATGACCCAAGGCATGTCACAGGCGCAGCGCCGGGCGATCGGCGTGCGCGCCTGCACCGTGGCGATCGGGCTACTGCTGCTTTTCGCGGTCTGCGGCGAGGCGCTGCTGGAGTTCATCGGCATCTCGATGCCGGCCTTCCGGATCGCGGGCGGTGTGTTGCTGTTCATCACGGCCCTCGACATGCTGTTCGAGCGGCGTCAGGCGCGGCGGCAGGACAATGCTGATGACGCCGTCGATCCCGCCCACGATCCGTCGATCTTCCCCCTCGCCATTCCTTTGATCGCGGGGCCGGGTGCCATCGCCACGATCATCCTGCTGACCGGGCAGGCCGACAGCGCGCTGGGGTTCGGGGCGGTGCTGGGCGTGATGATCCTCGTCATCGCAATGGTTTTCGCCATGTTCATGGCCGCCGGCCTGCTGGAGCGGCTTCTGGGCAAGACCGGCATCAATGTCGTCACCCGCCTTTTGGGGATGCTGCTGGCGGCGCTGTCGGTGCAGTTCATCCTCGACGGGCTGAAGGGTTTCGGTCTGGCGGGCTGA
- a CDS encoding retropepsin-like aspartic protease family protein, which yields MGVMDTDRIMQITYLTLLGGAIAVSYIVSQRGQMGKVAQQASIWGLIFVGVIAAAGMWGDIRQSIAPQQSVMTGGDIVLPRQVDGHFYAQLDVNGHPVTFMVDTGASQIVLSAADAARVGIDTATLRYLGQASTANGVVRTALVTLDSVTLGDVTQADVRAVVNQGAMDGSLLGMTYLRNFSNIQMTADDLILTR from the coding sequence ATGGGTGTCATGGACACCGACCGCATCATGCAGATCACCTACCTGACCCTTTTGGGGGGTGCGATTGCCGTCAGCTATATCGTCAGCCAGCGCGGGCAGATGGGCAAGGTGGCCCAGCAGGCCAGCATCTGGGGCCTGATCTTTGTCGGCGTGATCGCCGCCGCTGGCATGTGGGGCGACATACGCCAATCGATTGCCCCGCAGCAAAGCGTCATGACCGGCGGAGACATCGTGTTGCCGCGGCAGGTGGATGGGCATTTCTATGCGCAATTGGACGTGAACGGGCATCCGGTGACCTTCATGGTCGATACCGGCGCCAGCCAGATCGTGCTGAGTGCGGCGGACGCCGCCCGTGTCGGGATCGACACCGCCACGCTGCGCTACCTCGGGCAGGCCAGCACGGCGAACGGCGTGGTGCGCACGGCGCTGGTGACGCTGGACAGCGTGACGCTTGGCGACGTGACACAGGCCGACGTGCGCGCGGTCGTCAATCAAGGCGCGATGGACGGATCGCTTCTGGGGATGACCTACCTGCGGAACTTCAGCAATATCCAGATGACCGCCGACGATTTGATCCTGACGAGGTAG
- a CDS encoding DNA polymerase III subunit chi, with product MGAVYFYHLTESPIDQALPQLVDRAAGQGWRVLIRGRRMPLLERLDAVLWQGPPDSFRAHGMAGDHDADQPILLGIDTPAEGFDCVMSVDGADLTPAEIATAARACVLFDGHDGDALQRARGQWKALTAAAVAAQYWAQDDGRWIKKAESGGA from the coding sequence ATGGGGGCGGTCTACTTCTATCATCTGACCGAAAGCCCGATCGACCAGGCGCTGCCGCAACTGGTCGACCGGGCGGCCGGGCAGGGCTGGCGCGTGTTGATCCGGGGGCGGCGCATGCCGCTGCTGGAACGGCTGGATGCGGTCCTCTGGCAGGGTCCGCCCGACAGCTTTCGCGCGCACGGAATGGCCGGTGATCACGACGCCGATCAGCCGATCCTGCTGGGCATCGACACGCCTGCGGAAGGTTTTGACTGCGTGATGAGCGTTGACGGCGCCGACCTGACGCCCGCCGAGATCGCGACAGCTGCCCGCGCCTGCGTCCTCTTCGACGGCCACGACGGCGACGCCCTGCAACGGGCGCGCGGTCAGTGGAAGGCGCTGACGGCGGCTGCGGTCGCGGCACAATACTGGGCGCAGGACGACGGCCGCTGGATCAAGAAGGCCGAAAGCGGCGGCGCCTAA
- a CDS encoding leucyl aminopeptidase, which yields MTQIADIRFAATDTDTLADVTGLIAVLVGEGGKMDANARRVNTLTRKALARLAESEAFAKAKDGDVMRLSYPTGLAADAVLVAKSGPRPDQTTARRIGAQLAKAQGKHPMTLLLGKTANAPDIALGLALRGYNFTDHKSDKGNPPGNVTIMTEDPEATAKAAQTGMAIAEGVFFTRDLTNEPANVLTTDDFAARLAAMQELGLEVEILEEDDLKKLGMGALLAVGQGSASPSKVVVMQWNGGGDEAPFALVGKGVVFDTGGISLKPGANMEDMTMDMGGAGVVSGVMRTLALRKAKANVVGLVGIVENMPSSTAYRPGDVLHSMKGDTIEVVNTDAEGRLVLADVLWYAQDRFKPTGMINLATLTGAVLVALGHENAGVFSNSDDLANAFLKAAESEGEGAWRLPLSKAYDKMIDSHIADVKNSGGRLAGSITAAQFLKRFVKDDVPWCHLDIAGVASIKAETPLAPKGATGWGVMALNRLIADRYEH from the coding sequence ATGACTCAGATCGCCGATATCCGCTTTGCCGCCACAGACACTGACACGCTGGCCGATGTGACCGGCCTGATTGCCGTGCTGGTGGGCGAGGGCGGCAAGATGGACGCCAATGCCCGTCGCGTGAACACCCTGACCCGCAAGGCGCTCGCCCGTCTGGCCGAGAGCGAGGCCTTCGCCAAGGCAAAAGACGGCGACGTGATGCGCCTGTCGTATCCAACAGGTCTTGCCGCAGACGCCGTGCTGGTCGCCAAATCCGGCCCCCGGCCTGATCAGACCACCGCCCGCCGCATCGGCGCGCAACTGGCCAAGGCGCAGGGCAAGCACCCGATGACGCTGCTGCTGGGCAAGACCGCCAACGCCCCCGACATCGCACTGGGGCTGGCTCTGCGCGGCTACAACTTCACCGACCACAAGTCGGACAAGGGCAACCCGCCGGGCAACGTCACGATCATGACAGAAGACCCCGAAGCCACCGCGAAGGCCGCACAGACCGGCATGGCCATCGCCGAAGGCGTCTTCTTCACCCGCGACCTGACCAACGAACCCGCCAACGTGCTGACCACCGACGATTTCGCCGCACGTCTGGCGGCGATGCAGGAACTGGGGCTGGAGGTCGAGATCCTCGAAGAGGACGACCTGAAGAAACTCGGCATGGGCGCACTGCTGGCCGTGGGGCAAGGCTCTGCCAGCCCCTCCAAGGTCGTCGTCATGCAGTGGAACGGCGGCGGGGACGAGGCGCCCTTTGCGCTGGTGGGCAAGGGCGTCGTGTTCGACACCGGCGGCATCAGCCTGAAACCCGGTGCCAACATGGAAGACATGACGATGGACATGGGCGGCGCCGGCGTCGTCTCTGGCGTGATGCGGACACTGGCCCTGCGCAAGGCCAAGGCCAACGTCGTGGGCCTCGTCGGCATCGTCGAAAACATGCCGTCATCGACCGCCTATCGCCCCGGCGACGTGCTGCATTCCATGAAGGGCGACACAATCGAGGTCGTGAACACCGACGCCGAAGGCCGCCTCGTGCTGGCCGACGTGCTCTGGTATGCCCAAGACCGCTTCAAGCCCACCGGCATGATCAACCTCGCGACGCTGACGGGTGCCGTGCTGGTGGCCCTGGGCCATGAAAACGCGGGCGTCTTCAGCAACTCCGACGATCTGGCGAACGCGTTCCTCAAGGCGGCCGAATCCGAGGGCGAAGGCGCCTGGCGTCTGCCGCTGTCAAAGGCCTATGACAAGATGATCGACAGCCACATCGCCGACGTGAAAAACTCCGGCGGACGTTTGGCGGGGTCGATCACGGCGGCGCAGTTCCTGAAACGCTTCGTCAAGGACGACGTGCCGTGGTGCCACCTCGACATCGCTGGCGTCGCCTCGATCAAGGCGGAAACACCGCTCGCCCCCAAGGGCGCGACCGGCTGGGGCGTCATGGCGCTGAACCGTCTGATCGCAGACCGTTACGAGCACTGA
- the lptF gene encoding LPS export ABC transporter permease LptF: MGRFDRYMLSQLMVTFGFFSLVLVMIYWINAAVRLFDQLIAGGQGIGVIVELVALSLPNVIRLALPLSAFAASVYVTNRMMQDSELVVMQATGFSPWRMARPVLYFGLIVAVLISILMQVLVPLSTTALNVRQAEIAQNITARILTEGQFIEPTPGITIYIRAITPEGELQDVFLSDQRDPATQTTYTARRAYLVRDAGDAQLVMVDGMAQSLRSSDQRLFVTDFQDFSYNIGNLIKITPRDSRTARELFINDLLNPTAALEAETGRTAAQLVTEAHDRISQALLGTVGALLGFAALMLGSFSRFGVWPQIIFAIFLIIVIKALETTGLNIARTTPQVWFATYLSVAVGFAIVTALLFVAARPYLFRRTPRRGVAA, from the coding sequence GTGGGACGCTTCGACCGCTACATGCTGAGCCAGCTGATGGTGACCTTCGGGTTCTTCTCTCTGGTGCTGGTGATGATCTACTGGATCAACGCCGCGGTGCGGCTGTTCGACCAGCTGATCGCGGGCGGTCAGGGGATCGGCGTCATCGTAGAACTGGTCGCCCTGTCGCTGCCCAACGTGATCCGGCTGGCGCTGCCGCTGTCGGCCTTTGCGGCGAGCGTCTATGTTACCAACCGGATGATGCAGGACAGCGAGCTGGTGGTGATGCAGGCGACGGGGTTCAGTCCGTGGCGGATGGCGCGCCCGGTCCTTTATTTCGGGCTGATCGTGGCGGTCCTGATCTCGATCCTGATGCAGGTGCTGGTGCCGCTGTCGACGACGGCGCTGAACGTGCGGCAGGCGGAAATCGCGCAGAACATCACCGCCCGCATCCTGACCGAGGGGCAGTTCATCGAACCCACACCGGGCATCACGATCTATATCCGCGCGATCACGCCCGAGGGGGAGTTGCAGGACGTCTTCCTGTCGGACCAGCGCGATCCGGCGACGCAGACGACCTATACGGCGCGGCGCGCCTACCTGGTGCGTGACGCGGGTGATGCGCAGCTGGTCATGGTGGATGGCATGGCGCAAAGCCTGCGCAGCAGCGACCAGCGGCTGTTCGTCACGGATTTTCAGGACTTTTCCTACAACATCGGCAACCTGATCAAGATCACCCCGCGCGACAGCCGCACGGCGCGCGAGCTGTTCATCAATGATCTGCTGAACCCGACCGCAGCGCTGGAGGCCGAGACCGGCCGCACCGCGGCGCAGCTGGTGACAGAGGCGCACGACCGCATCAGTCAGGCGCTGCTGGGGACGGTGGGCGCGCTGCTGGGCTTTGCCGCCTTGATGCTGGGCAGCTTCAGCCGGTTCGGAGTCTGGCCGCAGATCATCTTTGCCATTTTCCTGATCATCGTCATCAAGGCGCTGGAGACGACGGGTCTGAACATCGCGCGGACCACGCCGCAGGTCTGGTTTGCGACCTATCTGTCGGTCGCCGTGGGCTTTGCCATCGTGACGGCGCTGCTGTTTGTCGCCGCACGCCCCTACCTGTTCCGGCGCACCCCGCGACGCGGGGTGGCGGCATGA
- the lptG gene encoding LPS export ABC transporter permease LptG, whose translation MILDRYFARRFLRIFVGMFAVFTIILTFLGLADNLRRYGGDTAGFRDILNLALLDAPQGVYQILPLIMIIASVALFLGLARTSELVVTRAAGRSGLRLLVAPLVTTLLIGALSVAVLNPLVAATSRAFDAKVADLRGAGSVLSLASSGLWLRQGDADGQTVIHATSTNLSGTTLSGVTFLTYAPDGMPLARIAADKAVLNDGGWDLSGVKTWPLDTDTTPEAAATLAATDRIASTLTADQIRNNFGTPSSISIWDLPAFITRLQAAGFSAQRHIVWFQMELSQPLFLAAMMLIGAAFTMRPQRGGRVGLNVMIAILLAFSIYFIRNFAQILGENGDVPAALAVWAPPLAAAGLAMGILLQREDG comes from the coding sequence ATGATCCTTGATCGGTATTTCGCGCGGCGGTTTCTGCGGATCTTTGTGGGCATGTTCGCGGTCTTTACCATCATCCTGACGTTTCTGGGGCTGGCGGACAACCTGCGCCGCTATGGTGGCGATACCGCGGGCTTTCGCGACATCCTGAACCTTGCCCTGCTGGACGCGCCGCAGGGGGTATACCAGATCCTGCCGTTGATCATGATCATCGCCAGCGTCGCGCTGTTTCTGGGGCTGGCGCGCACGTCGGAACTGGTCGTCACGCGCGCCGCCGGGCGGTCGGGGTTGCGTCTGCTGGTGGCGCCGCTGGTGACGACCCTGCTGATCGGGGCGCTGTCCGTCGCGGTGCTGAACCCCCTTGTCGCAGCCACATCGCGGGCGTTCGATGCCAAGGTGGCCGACCTGCGCGGCGCGGGATCGGTGCTGAGCCTTGCGTCGTCGGGCCTGTGGCTGCGGCAGGGCGATGCGGACGGGCAGACGGTCATCCACGCGACCAGCACCAACCTGTCGGGCACGACGCTGTCCGGTGTGACATTCCTGACCTACGCCCCCGACGGCATGCCGCTGGCGCGGATCGCGGCGGACAAGGCCGTGCTGAACGACGGCGGCTGGGACCTGAGCGGGGTCAAGACGTGGCCGCTGGACACCGACACCACGCCAGAGGCCGCGGCGACGCTGGCGGCGACGGACCGGATCGCGTCGACCCTGACGGCGGACCAGATCCGCAACAACTTCGGCACGCCCAGCAGCATTTCGATCTGGGATCTGCCTGCGTTCATAACGCGGTTGCAGGCGGCGGGATTTTCGGCGCAGCGCCATATCGTCTGGTTCCAGATGGAGCTGTCGCAGCCGCTATTTCTGGCGGCGATGATGCTGATCGGGGCGGCCTTCACGATGCGACCGCAGCGCGGGGGGCGCGTGGGGCTGAACGTGATGATCGCGATTCTGCTTGCGTTTTCAATTTACTTCATCCGGAACTTCGCGCAGATCCTGGGCGAGAACGGGGATGTACCGGCAGCCCTTGCTGTCTGGGCGCCGCCGCTGGCGGCGGCGGGTCTGGCGATGGGCATCCTGTTGCAACGCGAGGACGGGTGA
- a CDS encoding LPS-assembly protein LptD, whose translation MRFFWVCLALLLPQVAVAQMAATLVADDVFVEGQNRLTATGNIEVLYDGSRLTASRVIYDKAADRLRIEGPILITGPDGEILTADQADMDPKLENGVLLGARLVLDQQLQLAANQIDRADGRYSQLYKTAVTSCQVCGGQKPLWEIRAEKVIHDAEAQQLYFRNATFRVKGVPILYLPYLRLPDPNNTRATGLLLPRLQSSNRLGIGIEVPYYIALSDSRDLLLTPYLSSNSRTLTTRYRQAFRNGTIAITAAGSNDDLGVSDGLRGYVFAEGDFALANGIKLRFDIQSASDAAYLSDYGVTDVDRLSSIVALTKVTEDMLWSTSLSYYQTLRTGERNASLPPLVASAGLVRRFYPAAGGTVTATASADTLLRYGSATGQLGRDVTRTGGSLRYMRDWLSGSGVLLTGTGALTADVWQVNDSTQFDATIARTVPYAQVLLRYPLVRRNGRTRHVLEPVAALSWSRTLGSTPPNEDSTRPELDEGNLLALTHFPGQDAAEDGFRLALGLTWTRAGSEGVTSTLGFGRILRDTADPQFTRTSGQTGDASDWLVAGQIILPRGLTFDGRALLQDDGTTTLATARVFWSRPEVQLAGGYIWQQADVAGGRPGTVSEYSLDGTVQLTPAWDVSFDTRYDIARDSPVRAGFGVGWRNECVTVSLSVSRRYASSTTLQPTTNYGLSVALQGFSANGVPRITPATCRK comes from the coding sequence ATGCGGTTTTTCTGGGTATGTCTGGCGCTGTTGCTGCCGCAGGTGGCTGTGGCGCAGATGGCCGCGACGCTGGTGGCCGACGATGTCTTTGTCGAGGGGCAGAACCGCCTGACGGCCACCGGCAATATCGAGGTGCTGTATGACGGCAGCCGTCTGACCGCGTCCCGCGTGATCTATGACAAGGCAGCAGACCGGTTGCGGATCGAAGGGCCGATCCTGATTACCGGCCCGGACGGCGAGATCCTGACCGCCGATCAGGCAGACATGGACCCGAAGCTGGAAAACGGCGTGCTGCTGGGCGCGCGGCTGGTGCTGGACCAGCAACTGCAGCTGGCCGCGAACCAGATCGACCGGGCGGACGGACGTTATAGCCAGCTGTACAAGACCGCCGTGACGTCCTGTCAGGTCTGTGGCGGGCAGAAACCGCTATGGGAAATCCGGGCGGAAAAGGTGATCCACGACGCCGAGGCGCAGCAGTTGTATTTCCGCAATGCGACGTTCCGGGTGAAGGGGGTGCCGATCCTTTATCTGCCCTATCTGCGGCTGCCGGACCCCAACAACACCCGTGCGACGGGCCTGCTGCTGCCGCGGCTGCAGTCCAGCAACCGGCTGGGGATCGGGATCGAGGTGCCCTATTACATCGCCCTGTCCGACAGCCGCGACCTGCTGCTGACGCCGTATCTGTCGTCCAACAGCCGCACGCTGACGACGCGCTACCGGCAGGCGTTCCGCAACGGCACCATCGCGATCACCGCCGCCGGGTCGAACGACGATCTGGGCGTGTCGGACGGATTGCGCGGCTATGTCTTTGCTGAAGGCGACTTTGCGCTGGCGAACGGGATCAAGCTGCGGTTCGATATCCAGAGTGCCTCCGACGCTGCCTATCTGAGCGATTACGGCGTCACGGATGTCGACCGGCTGTCGAGCATCGTGGCGCTGACCAAAGTGACGGAGGACATGCTTTGGTCCACCAGCCTGTCCTATTACCAGACCCTGCGGACGGGCGAGCGCAACGCCAGCCTGCCGCCGCTGGTCGCGAGTGCAGGCCTCGTGCGGCGGTTCTATCCTGCGGCGGGTGGCACCGTCACGGCCACCGCCAGCGCCGACACACTGCTGCGCTATGGCAGCGCCACCGGGCAGTTGGGGCGCGATGTGACGCGCACGGGCGGCAGCCTGCGCTACATGCGCGACTGGCTGAGCGGGAGCGGCGTGCTGCTGACCGGCACGGGGGCGCTGACGGCGGATGTCTGGCAGGTGAACGACAGCACCCAGTTCGATGCGACGATCGCGCGGACAGTTCCTTACGCGCAGGTGCTGCTGCGCTATCCGCTGGTGCGGCGCAATGGACGCACGCGGCACGTGCTGGAACCGGTCGCGGCGCTGTCGTGGTCCCGCACCCTTGGCAGCACGCCGCCGAACGAGGACAGCACCCGGCCCGAGCTGGACGAAGGCAACCTGCTGGCGCTGACCCATTTCCCCGGTCAGGACGCGGCCGAGGACGGGTTCCGGCTGGCGCTGGGCCTGACCTGGACCCGCGCGGGGTCCGAGGGTGTGACCTCGACCCTCGGGTTCGGGCGCATCCTGCGGGACACGGCCGATCCGCAGTTCACCCGGACGTCCGGTCAGACCGGCGATGCGTCGGACTGGCTGGTGGCGGGGCAGATCATCCTGCCGCGCGGGCTGACCTTTGACGGACGCGCCCTGCTGCAGGACGATGGCACCACGACGCTGGCCACCGCGCGGGTGTTCTGGAGCCGGCCAGAGGTGCAACTGGCCGGCGGCTATATCTGGCAGCAGGCCGATGTGGCGGGCGGACGGCCCGGCACGGTGTCGGAATACAGTCTGGACGGCACGGTGCAGCTGACACCCGCCTGGGACGTCAGTTTCGACACCCGCTATGACATCGCGCGCGACAGCCCGGTGCGGGCGGGGTTCGGCGTGGGCTGGCGGAATGAATGCGTCACCGTCTCGCTTTCGGTCTCGCGCCGCTATGCGTCTTCGACTACGCTGCAGCCAACGACGAACTACGGCCTGTCGGTGGCTTTGCAGGGGTTTTCCGCCAATGGCGTGCCACGCATCACCCCCGCCACCTGCCGCAAATGA
- a CDS encoding peptidylprolyl isomerase, producing MRLTALLTALLLPLVATGAVAQGQFSPVITVNDDAITGYELDQRQRLLTLFRTPGDVAQLAREQLIEETLKQEELDRRGVTLPPEALAGEVDAFAERGGLSTEQFLQVLNQGGVAPTTLEQFVRVGVTWRDYIRQRYGAQAQISDAEVERAANQQGSSADALEVLLTEIIIPAPPPRAAEANAIAERISQTRSQSAFEAAARQYSALPSRSNGGRLNWLPLSNYPPALQGLISSLAVGEVTAPIPIPNGVALFQSRGIREVKQPRAQPTSVDYATYAVGGDAAAAAAVALRVDTCDDLYGMAKGQPEGVLTRQTVSPAQIPQDVALQLARLDRNETSVGLARGNATLLVMMCGRTYGDAAADPEALRGQLQSQRLEGFANALLADLRAAATIRP from the coding sequence ATGCGCCTGACCGCCCTTCTGACTGCCCTGCTGCTGCCCCTTGTCGCCACCGGTGCGGTGGCGCAGGGCCAATTCTCGCCCGTCATCACGGTGAACGACGATGCCATCACGGGATACGAGCTGGACCAGCGGCAGCGCCTGCTGACCCTGTTCCGCACCCCCGGCGACGTGGCGCAGCTGGCCCGCGAACAGCTGATCGAAGAGACGCTGAAGCAGGAAGAGCTGGACCGCCGCGGCGTCACACTGCCGCCGGAAGCCCTTGCCGGCGAAGTCGATGCCTTTGCCGAACGGGGTGGATTGTCGACCGAGCAGTTCCTGCAGGTGCTGAACCAAGGCGGCGTGGCGCCGACGACGCTGGAGCAGTTCGTGCGCGTGGGCGTCACCTGGCGCGATTATATCCGCCAGCGCTACGGCGCGCAGGCGCAGATCAGCGATGCCGAGGTGGAGCGGGCCGCCAACCAGCAGGGCAGCAGTGCCGACGCGCTCGAAGTCCTGCTGACCGAGATCATCATCCCCGCCCCGCCGCCCCGCGCGGCCGAGGCGAACGCGATCGCCGAACGGATCAGCCAGACCCGGTCGCAATCGGCGTTCGAGGCGGCGGCACGGCAGTATTCCGCCCTGCCCAGCCGCAGCAACGGCGGCCGTCTGAACTGGCTGCCGCTGTCGAATTATCCCCCCGCGCTGCAGGGGCTGATCAGCTCTCTTGCCGTGGGCGAGGTGACGGCGCCGATCCCGATCCCGAACGGCGTGGCGTTGTTTCAGTCGCGCGGCATCCGCGAGGTGAAGCAGCCCCGCGCGCAGCCGACCAGCGTCGATTACGCGACCTATGCGGTCGGTGGTGATGCCGCCGCGGCCGCCGCCGTGGCCCTGCGCGTCGATACCTGCGACGACCTTTACGGGATGGCCAAGGGGCAACCCGAAGGCGTTCTGACCCGTCAGACCGTGTCGCCCGCGCAGATCCCGCAGGATGTGGCGCTGCAACTGGCGCGGCTGGACCGGAACGAAACCTCGGTCGGGCTTGCGCGGGGCAACGCAACGCTGCTGGTGATGATGTGCGGCCGGACCTATGGCGATGCGGCCGCCGACCCCGAGGCGCTGCGCGGCCAGTTGCAGAGTCAGCGTCTGGAAGGTTTCGCTAACGCCCTGCTGGCCGATCTGCGTGCGGCGGCCACGATCCGTCCATGA
- the pdxA gene encoding 4-hydroxythreonine-4-phosphate dehydrogenase PdxA, whose protein sequence is MSAVDGPQAAAQAPIVISCGEPAGIGPEVAVGAWRALGAEMALLWIGDTAHLPDGTPHRVVASAAEAHGPCPDALPVLARDFGGPRRPGQPNPRHAQGVIDAIAEGVHLTMTGQARALCTAPINKAALIDGADFAYPGHTEYLAALAGDVPVVMMLACAQLRVVPATIHIPLSQVPAALTAESLRQTLRITHAALIRDFGIMAPRIAVAGLNPHAGEDGKMGDEEIAIIAPLLDALRGDGMILRGPLPADTMFHAGARAGYDAAVCMYHDQALIPIKTIDFAGGVNVTLGLPFVRTSPDHGTAFDIAGTGVADATSMIAALRMARDMADARTRGDVGASGGSIWEKART, encoded by the coding sequence ATGAGTGCGGTTGACGGGCCACAGGCCGCGGCGCAGGCGCCGATCGTGATCAGCTGCGGCGAACCTGCCGGCATCGGGCCAGAGGTCGCCGTGGGCGCCTGGCGCGCGCTGGGGGCCGAGATGGCCCTGCTGTGGATCGGCGATACGGCGCATCTGCCGGATGGCACGCCGCACCGGGTGGTCGCTTCTGCGGCAGAGGCGCACGGTCCCTGCCCCGATGCGCTGCCCGTGCTGGCACGCGACTTTGGCGGTCCGCGTCGTCCCGGCCAGCCGAACCCGCGTCATGCGCAGGGTGTGATCGACGCGATTGCCGAAGGCGTGCATCTGACGATGACCGGTCAGGCCCGCGCGCTGTGCACGGCGCCGATCAACAAGGCGGCGCTGATCGACGGGGCGGATTTCGCCTATCCCGGCCATACGGAATACCTCGCAGCCTTGGCAGGCGATGTGCCGGTGGTGATGATGCTGGCCTGCGCGCAGCTGCGCGTGGTTCCCGCGACGATCCATATCCCCCTGTCGCAGGTGCCCGCCGCCCTGACCGCCGAGAGCCTGCGCCAGACCCTGCGGATCACCCATGCCGCCCTGATCCGTGATTTCGGCATCATGGCCCCCCGGATCGCCGTGGCTGGCCTGAACCCGCACGCGGGCGAGGACGGCAAGATGGGGGACGAGGAGATCGCGATAATCGCACCCCTGCTGGACGCGTTGCGCGGCGATGGGATGATCCTGCGTGGCCCGCTGCCCGCGGACACGATGTTCCACGCGGGCGCGCGGGCGGGCTATGACGCGGCGGTCTGCATGTATCACGATCAGGCGCTGATCCCGATCAAGACCATCGACTTTGCCGGTGGTGTAAACGTGACGCTGGGCCTGCCTTTCGTGCGGACCTCGCCGGATCACGGGACGGCCTTCGATATCGCGGGCACCGGTGTGGCGGATGCGACGTCGATGATCGCGGCGTTGCGGATGGCGCGCGACATGGCTGATGCGCGGACGCGTGGCGATGTGGGAGCCTCCGGCGGGAGTATTTGGGAAAAAGCGAGGACATGA
- the rsmA gene encoding 16S rRNA (adenine(1518)-N(6)/adenine(1519)-N(6))-dimethyltransferase RsmA → MSQIDDLPPLRAVIETHGIAAKKSLGQNFLLDLNLTAKIARMAGDLKGSDILEIGPGPGGLTRGLLAEGARRVLAIEKDARCIAALEEIASAYPGRLEVVNGDALEIDVAGRLTAPIRVAANLPYNIGTELLVRWLSPPAWPPFWESLTLMFQREVAQRIVAMPGDKAYGRLALLVHWRTDARIVMDLPPEAFSPPPKVSSAVVHLTALPAPRYPADAAMLNRVVATAFNQRRKMLRSALKPLGADVEDHLNAVGIPPTARAEEIGLEQFCALTRSLTP, encoded by the coding sequence ATGAGCCAGATCGATGATCTTCCGCCGTTGCGGGCCGTAATCGAGACGCACGGGATCGCGGCGAAGAAATCGCTGGGCCAGAACTTTTTGCTGGATCTGAACCTGACGGCAAAGATCGCGCGGATGGCGGGCGATCTGAAGGGGTCGGATATCCTTGAGATCGGGCCGGGACCCGGCGGGTTGACGCGCGGGTTGCTGGCCGAAGGCGCGCGGCGGGTGCTGGCGATCGAGAAGGACGCACGCTGCATCGCGGCGCTGGAGGAGATCGCGAGCGCCTATCCGGGGCGGCTGGAGGTCGTGAACGGCGATGCGCTGGAGATTGATGTGGCAGGGCGGCTGACGGCCCCGATCCGGGTCGCGGCCAACCTGCCCTATAATATCGGGACGGAACTGCTGGTGCGGTGGTTGTCGCCGCCCGCATGGCCGCCGTTCTGGGAGAGCCTGACGCTTATGTTCCAGCGCGAGGTGGCGCAGCGGATCGTGGCGATGCCCGGCGACAAGGCTTACGGGCGCCTCGCGCTGCTGGTGCATTGGCGCACGGATGCGCGGATTGTCATGGACCTGCCGCCGGAGGCGTTTTCGCCGCCGCCCAAGGTGAGTTCCGCTGTCGTGCATCTGACCGCCCTGCCCGCACCGCGCTATCCGGCGGATGCCGCGATGCTGAACCGGGTCGTCGCCACCGCATTCAACCAGCGGCGCAAGATGCTGCGGTCGGCGCTGAAGCCTTTGGGCGCGGATGTGGAGGATCATCTGAACGCGGTGGGCATTCCGCCCACGGCGCGGGCCGAAGAAATCGGGCTGGAGCAATTCTGTGCCCTGACCCGCAGCCTGACCCCCTGA